From a region of the Desulfovibrio desulfuricans genome:
- a CDS encoding HdeA/HdeB family chaperone, with protein sequence MKKYMLAALTVFMLGTAPFAAHAAEQDVAKITCKDFLADKQNISMMVMWIDGYMSGKSGNTSISDQWMEKLGTHLGTYCAKNPAKTIMDAIEAVPE encoded by the coding sequence ATGAAAAAGTATATGTTGGCTGCACTGACTGTTTTTATGTTGGGCACTGCTCCCTTTGCGGCACATGCAGCAGAACAGGATGTGGCAAAAATCACCTGCAAGGACTTTCTGGCTGACAAGCAGAACATAAGCATGATGGTGATGTGGATTGACGGTTACATGAGCGGCAAAAGCGGCAATACCTCCATCAGTGATCAGTGGATGGAAAAGCTGGGCACCCACCTGGGCACCTACTGCGCAAAAAACCCTGCCAAAACCATTATGGACGCCATCGAAGCCGTACCCGAATAA
- a CDS encoding helix-turn-helix domain-containing protein, with amino-acid sequence MESGKKGLPVISGIGIASLLAAQFVIFLEGRGLGIVSFSLQNAVAGFCGGIILGGLLFSTWLPKRFGAPCAVALTMMGALLWAGSIFQNNAIYSYGACFWGGAVLPPLLKNFFARSSSPGFHLGVAFAVGDFFWLFLYIFPLSDESLQWLMLCLQFVSGGMAATCLFKEQPPAEGLEVVRKSDKLTVISLRYLTAIAFIFFLLNAFIDITFYRVHSQAFPIPAQVHLYTWLAYPIVGVLIDKYGTDMRLLLFCIGGVILSPTLVIITEGTVIYWIIYVIDLACRGIAQLYFLLVFAQIGRHSPRRGLISAIPYLAMLMAFLCVYRFVEHFPGTVPVAFWCLFLTTAFSYVSSRIQYALTLSGVSKTPTADGEDKTEHKAFTPQESHKSERCRADSIADFALTYGISLRERDVLCLILEGCDTSAICGRLHISENTLKTHIRQILRKTETRNRNALLVLFFNEENMEKEAEARLESF; translated from the coding sequence ATGGAATCAGGCAAAAAGGGATTGCCAGTCATTTCCGGCATAGGCATTGCCAGCCTGCTGGCAGCCCAGTTTGTAATTTTTCTGGAAGGCCGGGGACTTGGCATTGTATCTTTTTCCCTGCAAAACGCGGTTGCCGGATTTTGCGGCGGCATAATTCTGGGTGGGCTGCTGTTTTCCACATGGCTCCCCAAACGCTTTGGCGCCCCGTGCGCTGTGGCCTTGACCATGATGGGCGCACTGCTGTGGGCGGGCAGCATATTCCAGAACAATGCCATTTACTCTTACGGAGCCTGTTTCTGGGGCGGGGCGGTTCTGCCCCCGTTGCTCAAAAATTTCTTTGCGCGCAGTTCATCACCCGGTTTTCATCTGGGCGTTGCCTTTGCTGTTGGGGATTTTTTCTGGCTGTTTTTATACATCTTTCCCCTTTCAGATGAATCGCTGCAATGGCTTATGCTGTGCCTTCAGTTCGTGAGCGGCGGCATGGCGGCCACTTGCCTGTTTAAAGAGCAACCGCCAGCAGAAGGCTTGGAAGTTGTGCGCAAGTCAGACAAACTGACAGTAATTTCACTCAGATACCTGACTGCCATCGCCTTTATATTTTTTCTGCTAAACGCCTTTATTGACATCACATTTTACAGAGTTCACAGCCAGGCCTTTCCCATCCCCGCCCAGGTGCACCTGTATACGTGGCTGGCCTATCCCATTGTTGGCGTGCTGATTGACAAGTACGGCACGGACATGCGCCTGTTACTCTTCTGCATTGGCGGGGTAATTTTATCCCCGACCCTTGTGATCATCACAGAGGGAACAGTCATCTACTGGATCATTTATGTGATTGATCTTGCGTGCCGTGGCATTGCGCAATTGTACTTTCTGCTGGTTTTCGCTCAGATCGGCAGGCACTCTCCCCGGCGCGGCCTGATTTCTGCCATTCCTTACCTTGCAATGCTTATGGCTTTTTTGTGCGTATACCGCTTTGTGGAGCACTTTCCCGGTACAGTGCCGGTTGCATTCTGGTGCCTTTTTCTCACTACGGCCTTCAGCTATGTCAGCTCCCGCATCCAGTACGCCCTGACGCTTTCCGGGGTATCAAAAACGCCCACAGCGGACGGCGAAGACAAAACAGAACACAAAGCCTTCACCCCGCAGGAATCACACAAAAGCGAACGCTGCCGGGCAGACAGCATCGCTGATTTTGCCCTGACATACGGTATTTCTTTGCGCGAACGGGATGTTTTGTGTCTGATTCTGGAGGGGTGCGATACGTCTGCCATTTGCGGTCGGCTGCATATTTCTGAAAACACGCTCAAAACCCACATCCGGCAAATATTGCGCAAGACGGAAACGCGAAACAGGAACGCTCTGCTGGTACTCTTTTTCAATGAAGAAAATATGGAAAAAGAAGCAGAGGCGCGGCTTGAGAGTTTTTAG
- a CDS encoding rhodanese-like domain-containing protein has translation MRTAGDGIALYHGADGTRRLLKIIAALLVIACAETCIYWKFSAPTSNSAGESMALSPEAAREYVLKTEKLIIIDVRSQKEFADGHLPNAVNMPLYAFQHLVKNIPQDSAVLLHCQYGYRALQAYKLFRRLRPDINNVRYAAGQLHFSFLQKEGQSGQ, from the coding sequence ATGAGAACAGCAGGAGACGGCATTGCCTTGTATCATGGTGCTGATGGAACAAGGCGGCTACTGAAAATTATTGCAGCTCTGCTTGTTATTGCATGTGCGGAAACATGTATTTATTGGAAATTTTCAGCGCCAACGAGCAACAGCGCGGGTGAGTCAATGGCCTTGTCGCCAGAAGCGGCTCGTGAATATGTTTTAAAGACGGAAAAATTGATTATTATCGACGTGCGCAGTCAAAAAGAATTTGCAGATGGGCATCTTCCAAACGCCGTTAACATGCCACTATATGCTTTTCAGCATTTGGTAAAAAATATTCCGCAGGATTCTGCTGTGCTGTTGCACTGTCAGTATGGCTACAGGGCGCTTCAGGCATACAAGCTGTTCAGGCGGTTGCGCCCAGACATCAACAATGTCCGTTATGCAGCGGGGCAGTTGCATTTTTCATTTTTGCAGAAAGAAGGTCAGTCGGGCCAGTAA